A region of the Brachyhypopomus gauderio isolate BG-103 chromosome 11, BGAUD_0.2, whole genome shotgun sequence genome:
gactgaactaatcaggatataggacgaaagcggccccaccctttctctggGTGGTCCGCTGTAACTCCCACTACATTCAGTGTTGAGAGCAttgttaaaggagaggcagcatggatggtgtgatttttgtgtcaaaagttccacagaagcaaaagtaaatctgcAGGCAAAATTCTTAGCATCAAGAGCAGAAAGCAGGGGCGGAcaggcatacattactaccagggatttccccggtgggtcaatgggttagtgggccaccggtggtttaactcagcccgtggaggagccattgccgcgcactgcggccccggcccgtagtcacgctgccgTTTAACGGTGCCTATTTTTGGCGGGGAACCCCCGTTTGGCGGGGAACGGGGATTTTGTTCGACTGCCTCAATCataatacatgtacagtgcatTGTGATTAGAATTGCCACTCTGTTCCATTCCAGGTTTCTCTGTATCGCAAATTAGATACTAATTACTACtttggattgtgtgtgtgtgaagaagaaaGCGTGGGCCTGCCAGTCTACCCCTGAGGGTTTACAAGCgaaagcacgtgtgtccgcCGGTTCTACGGCAATGCCGAAACGAAAGTGTACGtttacggaggagttaaagaaAAAATTCCTGTGCTTTCGGCAGGGTCGTGATCCGTTTGAGGCAGAGTGCTTGACGTGTAAGGCAGGTACTATGTTGTTTTGTGCTGTTCAATAAATGCAATTTATTAGTATTTGAgtatatgagtatttgcaatatctacagaccatttagcaattaataatataataaattataaccCTTGTATAAACTTTAATTGTAAAACTCAATTTACCTTTCAAACCACCAtgtttgaaaatgctgggaagctgttgggggggggggttgttgcttggtcccagaggtggtttcagagctctgtgtcagtccggaatcagtgaccaatagagatggcagaggaacgccttcatttaagcccctcccacacgtgaaatgtgttccaaaagtcagaagcaaaaaacgaagcaaagagagaagaagcaaaagaccttactgggaaaatccaaaaaaactaaaacaatggaaccaaaaactctcaaaatgcaaacgaaaataagtttcaagtaaccaattatattttttaaatacacttttgataattttttttctgttttgcattcacaaCAGACTTTCTGCTCTTGATGCTAAGAATTTTGCCTGTAGATTGCTTCTGTGGAACTTTAGACACAAAAATTACACCATAagcatggagcaacagaagcGGCAGAAAGGGGGTGCGGAGAAGTTACGTGCGAAGAAATTCAAGAGTctcaatgtagatgctacaaaatgtgtaaaaatcacagacatgttcgctgctgtagcctctgcgtcctctgtaggtgaagacagcagcagcagacagggagagcagcagccagagatgcaggcttgtgaaagagaaaccgagggacagactgagagggaaagtgtagtacgtaagcaggtagtaacgttaggataacacagggacttttattacatgagaatgatgagcaatggcaattgattagtatcaatattaattggtatttgcatacttcccaaaatcCTGCAGCCACGCGCTCTTATTCTGATAAAATTgcaaatggtcaagactgagaagtgttggatgagcagcaagtgtccattttaggctaacatagcattttagatatttaggttaaaggtgtgttgaaaggctgcatagaagtttgaatttgtagcctctatgctgtggctcaacatgttttaaaaagtgaaattacagattttaaaacttatCAATGATAAATAAcagctttgcaatttaagcatgactacagtaagtataaaaatgtataaaagtaatattagcAAAGGATAAgcccacactgaataagagtaaaacggtgtcaaatgcttttaagacatgtttgcgttgcatgaattcataaagcagatttgtttgtagccagatacaaataCGTTATAGCTGAGCACatttaacctgaagaattagaatttAGCTGCTATATCAGAgatattcagaaaatacatattagagatgatttcaataaaatcataaaagtgattgtgatataataatgctatgattgaatccaatgactttaaccagtatttttatttatttatttattttccacgTCGTACCACATGACGTAAATTACAAGTTGGTTGTGCTccgctaattatgaggggccggtctaaaccaaaaatgccagggccgattttttgtcccagtccagtcCTGCTCTTACCTACCACAAAACAACTATGTGGTGAAACCATGTATGGGCGCACCTGTCTAAGCCCTCCCCAGATCATGATATCAACCATCAATCATTGCACAAAGACACAAGTCACAGAGCCTTCATGCCAAACACTTCTCTCAATCTacaaggtctctctctctccctcaatccCCCAAAGAGGCTCTCCTTCTGACCGTCTGCTTCCTCCTTATGGCCGCCTTTAGGCTCCACCTCCTTCCAAGCGTCCTGGCAGAATAAAAGTCACaacaaaaagaaagagaaaacaaatacAGGCAGCACAACAACATGTACAACAAGAGCGTTAACAAGCTCAGGCGTGCTACGTCTCGTGGCTCGTAACACTCATGTAATAATATCTCTAGGACAGCCTTCTTCCACCTTAGGAACATTGCAAATATTATGAACATACTGCCTTCCCAGGATGCAGAAAAGCTAGTTCTGTCACAGTACAGCCCTTGACCCCTCCTCTTGAGCATATGTAGGTGTGGGCTGCATCTGTTTATGTCCAAATACGGGTGTGGTATTATGTGCGTGTGTTCACCCATCTCACCTGTCGCTTTAATGCATTTATCATTTCCAGATTGGACTTTTGTAATGCTTTACTATCTGGCTGTACTACTTGAACAACCTTCAGCTAGGTCAATGCAGTAGTCAGATGTCTTACCAGGACTAGAAAGTGTGATCACATTACTCTTATATTAGCTACATTACATTGGCTCCCAGACAAATTTCATATTTATTCTAAAATACTTCTAATCACCTGCACACAAGTATTCTAAAATACTTCTAATGACCCACTGGTTAGATCAAAAGGTACAGGCTATTTATTAGTACCCAGAATAAGGAAAAGTATCATAGGGGCAGAGCCATTtcctatcaatcaatcaaaatgtatttatataacaCTTTTTATAGTATCTAGGAAAGATACCTGAAGGTAAATATTGAAATTTGCTTTGAGTAATGACAAACTGTTCTACATATATTGTTAGTTAAACTATGAATGCTGAGAGTGACTAGCACTTAGTTTGGGTTGGTATGCTAGCGGTCATTTATACATGCAGGTAATAACTTAATGTTACTCGATGGCTAAACGTGTTTGGACTGTATGCTTATGGACTCGGTATGAGATCATTGTAACCCGTAGAGTCTATAGTTGCAAATGGTCAaggaatgtgtatgtgtgttgacaGATAGGATCAAAACACACTCATTGGACCCTTGGAGTTCCCCGGCCATCGCTGCATGTATGTCGGTTATAACATGTGGTAACAAACTTTGCAGTTGAAACAGAATGATGAAAATGACAGTAAAGTTTACTTTGCAAACTAGTTTGCAAAAATCAATGCACCAGTGTTTCCACTGGCTGTTTGCCACTACTATTCTTACATTATCTGCTGGATTCAGCattgttagctagctagattTAGCCAGTAATTATCCAGTCTAGTTGTGTTGTAGGTCCTTACAATAAACGATGTGATTGTCTTATACAGCACTTCATTAgtactcacttttttttttttttactaaaaacaaaaaaccataATGCATGAATTCAGCATGTATTGTATGGCGTATTTTCTCTGTCCACTAACTGTTCTCTGTCCACTGGTATTTATGCACAGATCAGACTTTATGTGGAAATGTGAACATGTGGAAATTTGAACATGTCTAATCGATATGACACGTGACACAATGTTAATAGTCCTGTGAATGAAATCATGTAGTCAAATTCACAAAGTAATTTACTCTGATGATAGCTAATATGCTTGTTAAAATGTCCTCCACAAGGTTAATTCTGTATTCTTATGTGAACACTTGTCAGAATGTTAATCATTTTAGTAATGCATCAGCAAATCATTTTAGTCATTGTCCTTAttacaaatgtgttttatgtaCAATACACATCTCCTTTTgtaatttacattttttgtgAGGTCACACTCTTTCCATTTGTTATCCATATAGGTTTACACATATACAGATGCTTCCTTGTTGCAGAAAACTGCATGGTCGTATTTTAAAACTCACATCATTTCGCTAGCTGCAAGTAGCTGGAATAAGTTTATGATATCGATTTATAATATTTGGAACCTATGAGATGTCTCCAAGGGAGTATGTTTCTGTATTTACTGCATCTAAATAAGGCAAGCACAAGTATATGAGTGAATTTGTTGGTATATTGTTTTACATAACTGAGAAACAGTATGCTACAGTATTATATTCTGTGTATTGCTGGTTAAATAGGACTATCTTTATGTATTATTACTTAGATGGAGATCAGATCACATTTTGGGAGCCATTAAAGCAGAAATCCGGATAGCacaatttacatttaaatgtaaatataatacaAAATAATTCATCATTTTTGCATGTCAAAGAAGCCCATATACATGTACAAGAAGCCTAACACCCCcagctgattttttttttaaacttaaaCTGTAAGTAGTGAGTGCTTGAGTTATGGTGCATAGTTATTATTGTTATAAAAGAAAAGGACATAATATGGATTCACATGGGTTTACATAGAAATGGGTTTACAAATGGAATTCAGCCCTCAAAATGAATTACAACACATGTCTCTCTTCTTGAGATGGTTGCCACCAAGCTCGGTTTCAAGTATTAGAATGAGAATAAATAACAGTGGTGAACAGAGGGAACAGAAGTACAGGATATGGTACAGTGTGCAGGTTTTTGCAAAGTGTTGGTAGAAGTCCACAGTTTTTGACATAATGACAAACCAAATGTCCTTCTTGTTTATAAAAGTGAAGCTATTTGTGTTTCTGTAAAGAAAACTAGTTTCATTTAGAGTCAGATTAGCTTTCTAAACCATTTCTACTACAAGACACAAGCTAATCTGTTTTCTGTACATAATGTGTATATGGATATTTGGTAGTTAATTAGCACCAACCACCAAATCCTATTAAGCATTTTGCATAATTTTCTGCAATGTGATAAATTCAGTGACTATACTGGGATGATAGCAACCAAAGTTTTATTTTCTTTCCCCACCACCTGCTGAGCATCCTTAAATGTCCACTGATTTATTAAATCCAACCATTCCAGAACATTAACTCTGGTATGAGCATATATTGTATATTAACGCTGTCAGATTGTATTACTAGCTACATCTTTTTTCACAGTGGTTATAGTCTCCTATGTCCCAGACATCAAAACATCACGTTGTCACATCTGTTGTTACTGTGAATAGATCACCTCCACTCCCTTAGAgaccctctctctgtccaatCTAATTCTCACCTGTGGAGGCTGGAGTTGTGGTTAAGGGTTCCTGCATTCGTACGACGGAGAATTCCCGCTGGCTGGCTAAAGTGACCTTGACCAGCTGTACTTCCACTGTGTCTGACTGGTCTGAAGACATTTCATCAACCTGTTTAGCGTCTGGAaatgattttattttatgcaCCTCCACTTCATCTAATATGTTCTGGGAACTTGCATTTAGGGACTTTTTGTCCCAAATCACCTCTGCGTCAGTTCCAGGAACATTACCTGAACCAAAGGTCTTCTGCAAATTAACAGGGAGCTGACTGGGGATGTGAGGCTCATTGTTGTTATCAAATGCTACTTCGCTTTCTATTGGATCTGCTACATCACAGCTTTTGTTGAAGCCTAACAGAGTGATACTTTTCTGATTTGCTGTATTTGGTCCAGTGCCATTGGTTGCTTCAACATCTTTGAACATATTACGAATATTGTAACTCTCCTGAATTCTCttatgggtgtatgtgtggtcagACTGGTCTTCTGTTTCAGGTATAGTGGGATGTATTGGTTCTTGAAGACCATTCTTCTCCATGTGGGTGACACGAAACCTGTAATTTCATG
Encoded here:
- the rell2 gene encoding RELT-like protein 2; this translates as MTDQETSTVEEQHPPYIIFLLVFFFFITGLLGFIICHILKEKGYRCRTGEPEDEECKETFEPDSDDESDSNQDTVEQILKCIIENEANKEAFNEMLGKQNTCEQHGPRILRKESLGGVPPHLHTVHSGSDHNSCHHCMKSHSKKTQHRNRIVRSKGRPIEQTVFSVGRFRVTHMEKNGLQEPIHPTIPETEDQSDHTYTHKRIQESYNIRNMFKDVEATNGTGPNTANQKSITLLGFNKSCDVADPIESEVAFDNNNEPHIPSQLPVNLQKTFGSGNVPGTDAEVIWDKKSLNASSQNILDEVEVHKIKSFPDAKQVDEMSSDQSDTVEVQLVKVTLASQREFSVVRMQEPLTTTPASTGEN